CCCACAGTAAACTGTTGGCTGtctgaaacaaaccaaaaagaaatgtaagatCTCCATTTGTGGTGACAGAAACAAGAAGTTGCCAAAAGTTCAGAGCAACGTTTACAGCTGGTCACTGCCTTATGGTATTTTGTAAGCCTAAGGTATTATGAGCCACCCCTGTTGTGCTTTAAGAGtaatgaagagaagaaagaacatAGGGATATACATAGGAACATACACTTGCACTTAAACCACTGAAGCAACTACAGGGTTAGCTCACTCTCAGATGTTGAGATGGTTACGTTATGGAAGAAAGCAAGGAATTCAAAGGATGATAATTTTAACAAGCTCTGGAAAGTCAGGTTTACCGTTTCAACTCCAGCAATCTGGAGCTCTGCAATGGTAGCATACAGCTCCTTCTTGGAAAGGTGTCCTTCAGAATAGATGTCACACAGGAAATCCTCCTGAGGGTTTGCAGAGTGTTTTTCCAGTCGACAGTCAATTGAGTGCTTGGCTGAGGAGGGAGGAGTAGGAGGTAAATAATGGGAAATcactaaaaaaaatagaaaaataaaagcaaaaatatgtcCCACATGCAAGATTTTCGAAGAAGACATCACACcatgctctttttttccaagcaattAGCATTATATTGAATAAATAATagtattttcaatttttagACAAAAAGCTCAGTCACAAAAATCGATTCTGAACAGAAGTTCCTGCAAATCATTAggaattctgctttcttcagtTAGGAAAGAAAACCAGTGATGTGTTGAGTGAAATATTtagcaaacagaaatacaagtgCGTAGCATTTATTAGCTTGGATTTTCAAAGGGCATCAAGATGTTAAAAAATTAGAGACTTAGCACTCAGACTTCCCAAGGGGAAATTTAAGCCTTTGATTTACTAGTGAAAGGCCAAAACAGATGCCAAATtcctactttttaatttttttttaaatatagtggAATAGATTTTGCCTATTCTTTCTCATGGATATCACAATTATTAAGACCAGTTCCTAGTAAGGAACTATTCACGTCAAGTGAAAGTGTCAAAGTGTTTTTTCCTGAACAAAATTGGTTTAAAGTGTCTTTCCTAAACCCTATAaactaggaagaaattaaataagtgCACACATGACTGGCATGACCAAAAGTCCTTAAGTATCAAGCACTCATAGCTACAATAAGTACATCACTCAGCATTATAGTCAACCAAGTGCCAAAACCTTTCTTGCTCTTCAGCTCTAACTGTCACTGTCTAGCAAAACGCTGAAAAATATAAACTTAACTTCCTATCTGGAGTTAGAATTTGTTTTGTAACCTTGAAGGCCAATTCATCTTAAATAGATGGAAACTGTTGTCATAAAGCCAAATAGTACTCTATGGtttaaatttcttctctttttaagacTCGTGACTATATTCCAGGTTGTTCAGAAAacagataatttcttttttttttagcaaagaggCTTTGGTTTCATGTATAATCACTTGTTTCTCAAGAAAACAACTCCCTTTGAGGGAGGTCCTTTTTCTCACTCGTATACTATGCCTTTAAAGAGATTACACACTTGCTGGCTATTTACTTTTATGACAGATTAAAGTAAACTCATGATGTTGCTGGCTCTCAAATTTCTGGGGTTTCCCTGGGGACTGGATATTGCCCCACAATCAGACCTGAGTGTTAGTCACAAGAAATCAGTGTTCCCATGCTTGGAATAGGTTGGTGGTTAGCTGCAGCAAAAGCGTCTCAATCTGTGTTGAAGGCAGCAATTAACAGCAACACAGGGCAGTAGTAAGAACAAAGAAAGTTAATTCCACCAAGCAGGAAACAGagacaaagggaaaggagagaaatcgTGTTTTAAACAATAACCTGTTCTAAATATATCATCCCATGCTTTAGTATGGGCTTGCCAGACTTTTGTGTTCAGACCCTTGTGAAGTTCCACGGGGGTTACCATCATCATCCCAAAAGTAGCCATCATCTGTGGTGGAGAAAGAGTTtttgaaatctttcttttatCTATCTTCTTGCAATCTCTGAACAAAATGAGACTGAAAAGTAGGAGGCAATTTTCAGGAAGTCAAGATTCTGGCAGATTTTCCGTCCTGGACAGAAAGGATGGGTCTCAAACTACTTAGACTGTATCCagctgaaaattagggacagCCTGTGGAGGATAGGAGGCTTCTCCAGGGGGTGATACATCCGATCTATTTTAGGTACCTGTTTTAGAACGGGACAAGCCACCCTTTTTCAGTGCCTCTTTGTCCCTTGACAACAGATGAAGCTAAAAAACCTGGCTAGGCTAGATACCTGTCTTTTAGATGCTAAAATTAGGCAGATATTTATCAACGGAGTCCAAGTTGCAGCAAGATGCACAGCAGGTGTGTTTACAGGAATGACTAACCTCCCAATCCAGTGTATTTGCATAATCCCACACAACTCCAAGAGTTCCACCCAACAACCAGCAGTGTTGCACAACAGGTATCTCAGAGAGAGAGTAAAGTTAACCAACTACCCTGACAACTAAATTTCCAGAATTACTCTGCTGTCCATACAGCATTTCTCCCCTACAGATGTAGGTATTTCACAATGACACAGTGGGATGGTCAGTACTAGCATCGCCTTGGATGTATAAGGCTGCCAATGCACATGTAGCACAGGAGTTTaagtttctcttttcagtgACCCATTAAAATTGGTAACTTCTCGTTAGTTGAAGGGGTAGAAAATCACTACAGCCCCGGTAAATACTCTTCCATACCGTTTTTACAGCCTTGATGAAGTTCAAACTTTCTTCTTCTACATCCTGCTGTAGGAGACCAAATCTCTTTCCATACAGCACCAGGCAGATACCTGTTGTTAAGCAATATTATCAATAAATTATATAAACAAAACGGTGAATGGTGTCCCCCATTTATTGTTAAGGAATGGCTTGGATTATCCTTCTGAAATACAGTCTCTGTTCTATGATACACACATGTGAGAACGGCACATCACAACACTCTCTGCGTGTTTGCCTCGGCTAAGAGGCCCTTGCAGTAGCACTCTCTTCACAAAGAAGACTCCTTACTGATTGCCTCACATGAGCAGCAGATCAGTCTGCCAAGCATGGCAAGCAAGCTGTTCATAAAAGCTACAGAAGAGAACTGAGTCACAGGGAAACAGGCCCTAAAGAGGCCATCTAGtccagtgcctcccagcccTTTCTGCAACCAGAAACCACTTGTAAACACTGGCTGCATCCCACACTCTACCACGTtccacctctttccacttgctcttttctttccccaaagcTTTCACTTcctatttctccttttccaaaaGTAGCCATCACCACTgacagtggagaaaaaaaaacatttaaaacatttttggaaACTCAGTACACAGGGTGCTGAGATGAGCCAGCCAAGAGAAGACGTGTCTGACAGAGCTTGTGAGTAACGCATCATACGTGACCATCTCTCCTTGTTGGGAACCACTGATGCAGTTTCTTCTGCCCCAAGTCATTCCCGGCAAATGCTTCCTATTCTGAAAGGTTTCTAAAGATGGTGGCTCCCGTCTTGGTCACTTAGTTCTAATGCTTCTCTGTTCCaatgtaaacattttaaatgggATTTTCCAGCCTTAGTCTACAGCAAATACTTATTCACTGTTATTGGATCATTCATTTTGTCCTGCTGACAATTAACAAATATCAGATGGGCAAAAATGGTCATGTGCTACCTGATCCCACTCTAGATAAATGCACTGTGTTTCCCCAGGTTTTGGATTTATAAGCCATTAttaatgtttgatttttttcacaagCACATAGATTATGATGAATTCTACACTTATAATAACAGTCCTCTGGCTTATCTGCAACCTGCCTTCTGTGATATTGTAGCTGATAATTTGGAAACAGCCTACGCTGCCATCATTAATGCATTTTAACCTGCCACGGCAGGTACAAAATACAAACAATTCTTGGGCAGAAAACCAACTTACTTTCAAATGACCATTTGTTGAACTCTGAATAGACATCTTCTATTTGTCCACTGTGGTTACAAACTTCATCTATTCTGTGCATAAAGTCCTCCAGAACCTAAGTGgcggagagaagagagaaaaaagatagGATTAAAATGACATTAACTAATAAAAATCTTGTGTAATTTAACATTtcaactgttttttaaatagataACAATCTCACATAAGAGAGGGACACTTGTTTCCTGTTCTTTGAACAAGATTCAGTTTCCTACTCTGTTAACGCACGTTTGGATTTTACATGACTCTCAAGCTATTACTGTTTGTACTTCAACAAACTGAGCTTTCCTCCACAGGGATGAAATGCTTCAGTCTCATGCTGAGATAATGCTGGAGTTTCATAATAAAGAGGATTAAGGTGTTTATTGCAGATGCTCCTGAAAGTCAATGAAGAATACTGAGATTAAAGAGGAGGTGATCTCTGACAGGAGGAACATgagaatgaagaaataaaagcaaaaaacactGAATGCCAGAAAAGTAAGCAAAAACTCTGTTTGCAGTAGCCTGTATTATTTTGGAATCATCTTACTGTTCTGTGGAGACAATCCCAACTaagctttctgtgttttctcactTGTGGTCAGACTCTGATatctttttgtatttattattcCATGAATGATTTCAGAGTATTAACTCACGTCTGTATGTCTGTAGAGCAGATCAACTCCTATCCAGATAAACCATATAACCCAGatctgcttttatttcccaGGTTTCCAAGGAAGTGAGGatagagaaataatttctccaAGCATCATACCTCATTGATTGTGATATCCAGTTTTGCAACTTCCCTGGgcttcattaatttcttttgaaaggcACTTCTTACCCTCTGCCAGTCTTTTCCTTCCCTAGAGTGAATTAAAACCAGTGAgtttgaaaagagaaaggcttaaagaagaaaaaaagaagaaaaaaaaaccccaaacccacagcaCGTGCAGCACCACCACCCAGGAGAGAAGCACCTCCACCACCCTGATGGGGCGCTGCAGACGCTTTTTGGGGGCCAGGGGATGAATCCTGCTCTGGGCAGAGGCTCCAGTGGCAAGCAGCATCCCCACCACTTCGCCCACAGCATCCCCACCACCTCGTCCACAGCATCTTCACCTCATCCACAGCATCCCCACCACCTCACCTGCAGCATCCCCACCACTTCGCCCACAGCATCCCCACCACTTTGCCCACAGCATCCCCACCACCTCGTCCACAGCATCCCCACCACCTCGTCCACAGCATCCCCACCACCTCGTCCACAGCATCTTCACCTCATCCACAGCATCCCCACCGCCTCACCTGCGGCATCCCCACCGCCTCACCTGCGGCATCCTCCCCTcgccctcagcacagggagcagCCGGCCCTTCCCGCACCCCCTCGGGTACCGCGGGTGCCACTTACAGGATGAGCAGCCCGTAGCCCTCGTCGCGATAGTCGCGATAGGCTTTCCAGGGCTTGATCTCGAGGCGCTGCGGGCAGGCGCTCTCCCGGCGGTACAGGGCTGCCAGGAGGGAGGGGTCGGCGATGTGCACCGAGTCGAAAGCCCCCAGCTTCATGCGGAAGATCTTGCCGAACCTGCGGTGGTACTCGGCCTGGGGGACGAGGCGAGAGACGCGGGGCGAGAGAAGGTGAGCGGGAGCCGCTCCTCCGCCTCCCTCCGCCCTCCGCCCGGCATCCCCGGCCCTCGGGGGTCTCACCAGGATCTGGTGCTGCCGCTTGAGCCCCCCCTTCCAGAGGACGTCGGGCAGGCTGCCCATCAGCGGCCAGCGCGGGGGCCCGGGCAGcgcggccgcggggcggggggcgcggggcggccgcggggcgcGGAGCCGCAGGAGGATGCCGCCGGCTGCCATCTCCGCGGAGCCCCCGCGCCGGGATGCGCAGATATAGAGCGAGGGAGCGGCCGGAGGCTCGCTGGACTTTCATCGGGGGCCAATGGGAGGCACGGGTGGGGTGAGGTGGGGCCGGGCGGCTCTGCCCGCCGCGGGGAGGCTGCGGGGCAAGCGGTTCACGAGAGGTTCAGGCGAGGCGGGGCGGCACCGCGCCAGCACCGACCGGGAGGTGCCGACCCCGGTGCCCTCACAGCATCCCGGGGTCCGGCTGGTGCCAACCCCGGTGCCCCTACAGCATCCCGGATGGTACCAACCCCGGTGCCCCCACAGCATCCTGGGGTCCGGCTGGTACAGACCCCGGTgcccccacagcatcccagggTCCGGCTGGTGCCAACTCTGATGCCCCCACAGCATCCTGTGGTCCTGGTGATCCCGACCCCGATGCCCCCACAGCATCCCGGGGTCCGGGTGGTACCAACCCCGGTGCCCCCACAGCATCCCGGGGTCCGGGTGGTACCAACCCCGGTGCCTCCACAGCATCCCAAGGTCCGGGTGATACCAACCCCGGTGCCGCACAGCATCCTGGGTGGTGCCGACCCCGGTGCCCCCCCAGCATCCTGGGGTCCAGCTGGTGCcaaccccagtgcccccccagcatcccggGGTCCGGATGATCCCGACCCTGGTGCCCCCACAGCATCCCGGGATCTGGCTGCTGCCGACCCCCAGTGCCTTTGTGTCCCCCAGGGTCTGGGCAGTGCAGACCCCACTGGCCCCAGAGATCACTGCCAAGTGATGGTGTGAATGGCCTCAGAAagcacagttattttttttctctctatttctTAGGAGTGCGAGGCAGTCAGAGTGCATCCACATGAAGGGGCTGAGGTGTTCGTGCTGCAATGCACAGGTGGCTGAATAGTTCATCTTCCTTTAGTATTTACACTTTGAAATGATGGAAATAAAGAATGCAGAGAGTTGGGGAATAATAAGTTTGGGGGGGGACCGCTCTTACCGTTTCTGGCTGACTAACCACCTATTTATGAAAAGGGCATATGAGTGCATCATCTGAGAAGTCAAAATTCCCTTCTCTATTAGTGTTGGCAGCCGTTAAATTCTGACAAAAATCAGTTACTGCCCTGAGGATTTTAATCGGAAACGGCACAGTAACTGTCAGAGAGAACCAAAGGTTTTCATGCTAAGTGAAGGCAGGAGAGGTGGTTGGCACAGATAGAGCAGCTTGGGTCACCAGGGTACTTAGCTTTCTGCCCTCGACTTGCAAGAGAagtcagagaggctgtggatcTTGCTGCAAGACTAAAAGCTATCAGTAAACCAGAACATTTCCAGGAAAGACAGGTATGCTACACTGAGGACTTGATTAATCTTCTGCTACCTTTTTCATCTTTCCCAGGTTGCTTTTTGTGACTCAGCTCTTAATACCCTTTATTTAAGTGTCTGAAGGTAAGATGCAGAGTGTGCAGACAGATGGGTGTGTTAGACAAGggacaagcagaagaaaaatcagagggTGGGTTTGACACAGAACACGAGACCCATAAAGACACATGTCTCAAAGCAATAACAATAGAAAGATGAAGATAGCAATGatcaacacagagaaaaatgtaCAAAAGCATGAGCTCTCACTGCAGACTTTTTCTGTGCTTGTACATCCATCCCAATCTTGTCCCTCTATTTCGGTGATTTTCCTCTATGGGACCAATAGTGTGTAGGCCACAAGGTCAGAGAACACTTGCTGGGTGggctttaaaatgaaagcttcTTCAAAGGTCTGCTAATTTCTCTGAGGGAAACATCACAAGAGGCTGATATTcttgtgatttgttttctttgaaccAGTTCTACTGAAAACAGGTCTTGTTGTCCTTGTTATGTTTGAGTGCAGTTCGGGCTTCGTTCAATTTAAGTTCTTCAGAGAATCCAGACAAGAAGAGAGTGTGTTCTGTGGACAGCTGCCTATTAAAGGAATCAAAATGAACACACTTGAGGGGTCACAGCTAAGTACCTAAGAAACAATCTCTTTGGAAGAGTCGGGAATAGGCAAGTCAAGACTAAAGTGGGCACAGGTCAATTTTTCCATGATCACTGCTGCTATGGGGAAGAAACCACCCTGTTAATACGAAATCTCCTCTGTGAAGctgtttttaaattacagaatgGAAAAGGTTTTGTTTAACTTCTGTGGTCGTGATGTAACTCTCTGGCAGGGAAGCTAGTATATTTGTATCTCAGCTAAGCCTAGAGCTGAGAGAGCTAATGATTGCCTCAGTTTCTGGTAAAGTGCAGTTCTAAGGGCATTTTCAGTCTTCTCGTCTTCCTCTTCTCACTCTTAAGAGAGCTCAAAAACAAGCCTTTAATTTTCAGCAAGATCTTTTCTTGTGACCTTTAGAACACATCAAAGGTTACCGTAAGAGAAAGCGACACCAGTTACAGGGTTCTTGAACTGAATTTTGGGGGCATATCTTCACAGGAGTATCACTCCACTGAGGTGCTCGTCACAGCGAGGATGTAACCATTGTCCCATAGATGTCTGTCCACAAGCCTTCCCAATATTTTCTAATAATTGTAACAGCTAATGACAACTGTGAGTGAAGCCCTCTTCACTTCTAGACTATGGCAAGGAGTATTTTTAGGTCAAAGACCAGAAAATATCTGAAGATCAAACCTACATATCTTATGATGCATATTCTATTCTTCTGTGCTTCTCTTTTGCtacagaaaaaagaagtgttttgatTTCTGCAGTCTCAGATGTCAGGAGATAATGTTCCTTGAAAAATTATCTGCCCGTCTGATGCTTCTGTAGAAGATCTGACAGGGACTGCGGCAGAGGTACAGAAAGGCTGTATCACAGTGTATCTTTTTCATgactaaaatatttaatatttatctgATGTCCAACTTCTAGAACTGCTTCCTAAACAGAAGTAACGTCTAGTTCTACCTCCTGGGAAACAATAGTAACATATTCTTTAAATAACACTTGGAAATCCTATCAAGCTAAGAGCTCCTCATGAGGATTTAAGAGACTGAGGTGTGCTTGGAAATCTCATCGAAACACAGTAGCTGCACTTCCAATATATTGTAAAAAGTATCAAAAGCACTGAGATCATGCAAACTGAACTGACTGCTTTTCATACAGCGCATTTTAAATACGCTAAATATTACCAAAATAACTCCTCAGTGGAAAAGAGCTTTAGATTGTGGATTTTCCTCCTTAATACCTGTAATTTCAGGAGGTTTGTTTTGTGACATATTGCACAATTCCTGTCTTGTGACCTCTACTCTTTCTCCTTGTTGGGAAAAGCTTTTTGCTATTCTGGCcctaaaaatgcatttgagagTGCTATAGGGGATGGGTAGACTACACATTGCGTATCTCTGTCATGGGTAGGTGCTTCACAGTGCTGGGGAAGACAAACTGAATGCAACTTTTTAATCCTAGTGTCAAAACACAAAGTTGTTATTCCAGGTTTTTGCTCATGTTTGTTTATACACTTCTAAATCTATGTCTCTTTCCAGCTGAGGATGTTACAGTTTTGTAAATATTGATAAATTAGGCCTTACCGTAGGAAATGGGAAAGTACAGTAATTCCCATTCTacagaagagaaactgaaatatatttgaaaattaagATCTCAAAGCTGTTATACAGACACTTAttgtaaaatgaaagcaaaagaaatcttcattatatttttttattcaaatcctattttttaacattaaactCTCCCAATCTCCCTGCATACTAGGTGATTACACTCCACCAAGACAACAGTAGCACTGTGGGGAAAATGTCTGCTGAGCAAACTGAGAACATGGTAATCCTTAGAAAGggatccagaaaaaaaagaaaggcaggtgAACAGCTCAAACTCCACCAGCCAAGGAGTCTTCTAGCTGGCCATGACCTGTTTGAGATATCTGCAATAAGCATTGCAACATTCAACTATTGAAGGAGTCTCTAATTAGGTAAGTATGCAgttcaagaaaaataagagatttCTTGACTTAAATTAAGCATAGTtgatatttactttaaaaaaaaaaagttgaaacatcttttctgtgaataaatatttattaccaGCTttgcataaaaaaacccaaaacaatgcTCCTTCATTTCTAGAGAGGTTAAGCTTACAGGAGGATAAGTCAGGGAGAAAGTGGTGACCATAGCCCAAGAAATTGAGGTCTCAGCATTGTTACACGAGTTGTCCATAATCTGTCTTTTTCCTGTTGATGCTTATCTTGTCCTTCTCTGTCCTGCAACTACTGACAGGCTTAATGCACAATCCAACCATATTTTACGTTTGGCGTAATGAGCAGGCTTATAATTTGGTTATTTACTGCAAAAGAATTATGTACGTTTATGACAGTACAAAAATATGTTTCAATTTATTGCTGATATTATCAGCCTAACACGATGTTATACAAAGAAAATCTTAGAGGATACAAAATGCTGTAATGCAAATAGTATTTTTCTCACCACTTGAACAGGGCAATTTATCCTTCTCTGTGCTGCCTAACAATCCGTGACATGTAAGAACTCTGCCTTTAGATCTGGCctatattgaaatattttagtttATCGGTATCAGCAAAAGCCTATAATTATATAGGTTCAATAAAACATCATTAAATTCCTGGGAGTTTTTTGTGTGGTGGGTGTTAGTGACTTTATATGATGTGTCTAAGAGTCAGGCCAGTTTGCACCCACTTCAGATTAGACCTGCAGACAGTCCTGTGTAAATACACAATATCAAGATATCTCTATTAATTGATCCTAAAGGTAGAGACAGCAGGAAGATCTTGCTAAGTATCATATTATGAACATAAGCAGCTACCTGCGTTCTAAGACAGTGATTCGTGGTACTTTTTCCCAACTGTGAAATGAATCTTGATTCTAGCTCTGCTCCCAGAAACTGTGCTTAAGAGCAATCATGTATATTTGTACTTAATTTCTGTGTGCCATTATACATGTGCAGCTGCCTTTTTCATGTGCAGTTCAAGTGCAAGTAGTGCTTATGTTATAgtacagaaaaaatatgaaaatcttTTCAGTTCTAGTGGTATTAATAACTCTACAGTGTAAGTAAGTGACCAAAAAAATATTCGCCAAAAGTAAAGAAAGCTTTCAGAAGCAGGAAACATTTTGTATCCCTGTAATTCAAACAACACTTGAAATCTAAAATAAAGATCTGTTTATCAGTTGTTGTGTTGACGGCCTTAATTGCCTGGAAAATTCGCTGTTGTATGACTTCTTGACAGAATTTGCTAAAGCTGGTTACTCAAACACAAGTCAGACTCAAACTCATGCAATTTACCGGATTTGTTGATTAAGCCTGCAACGTTTGCACAGATTTCATTACTTCTGGTCTGATGGATGTGTTTCTACTGAGATAAAACTGACCTCATACCACGTCTTGAAAGCAAAGATGCTCGTCACTTGCTAAAATTTTGAAGGCTACTAGCTTTCCATGAGATGCTAATAGCCAGTTAGTCAAGGAAAAGACAATAATAATATTGTTCTTGCACAATTTTCTTACATTTAtcttataataataaatatttatcatcTTGATCTTGCCCTGACATgttataaaatattataaagcATAACTGTGTGGATATAGTCTTTCATGTTATTTTTGTACTATACTATATTTCTAGAATTAGAGTTTCAACAATATTAATATCTGGTACCTGAATTCCCCTGAAATACCAAGATATATGATGCTGTCATGAGGTTGGCATCTTGAACTCTTGCCAATATACAAGAGAGATGGTTTAGAAGGTCAGCTTAGTTACTAAATGAGTTGTGTCTCCTATCTGAGCCAGTGCAGAACTCAAAGCCCTAACCTGCTGTTAAGTAGCTTCTATGCCATTTGCAGCTAATGCTTTCTGAATTATTAGCACCACAGCTATCACCATTTGCAAGTGTTCAGAAAGGAGGAGTGTTAGTTATTAGTTCTATCATCTCTACAGTTTGGTAATATTATCTGGTCTCAGATTTTCCCAGAAATGGCAAATAAATAggacatttttaatgtttttttactATTACAGAGTACTACTGTTTCATCTTAGAGAGAGGCTGTGTGAAACAATGCTTGTCTGTGCCCTTTAGaatattttctgctgaaaggTCTAATAGATGTGTAAAAGATACCAGCAGTAAGTCTGTAAAACCACAAAGAGATGAGTTTGAACTTTAACTTGTGAATTGCTTCTATTGTCTTCATTAGAGCcataagaaaacatgaaaactcTACCTCCCTTTACCATTAGTCAGCCAAAAGGCACTTGGGCTATGCTTCACTGAACTCGATACCCTCTGGGCCACGTCCTGGTTATTCCTGTTCATTGCTTTTGGAAGGATTAAAGCAGACTGCATCAGTAGTTCATCAGATAAAGCCCTTGCCTGAAATCCTGCTGTTTATTTCAGTTCAAATGCCTGCCCACAGATGTCTCTAGGGAAGAGTTTAGTTTCCTCAGATGTATGACTACTGAATAAAACTATTGCCCTTGGGaaaacatttaatatatttatt
The DNA window shown above is from Phaenicophaeus curvirostris isolate KB17595 chromosome 18, BPBGC_Pcur_1.0, whole genome shotgun sequence and carries:
- the CYP24A1 gene encoding 1,25-dihydroxyvitamin D(3) 24-hydroxylase, mitochondrial, coding for MGSLPDVLWKGGLKRQHQILAEYHRRFGKIFRMKLGAFDSVHIADPSLLAALYRRESACPQRLEIKPWKAYRDYRDEGYGLLILEGKDWQRVRSAFQKKLMKPREVAKLDITINEVLEDFMHRIDEVCNHSGQIEDVYSEFNKWSFESICLVLYGKRFGLLQQDVEEESLNFIKAVKTMMATFGMMMVTPVELHKGLNTKVWQAHTKAWDDIFRTAKHSIDCRLEKHSANPQEDFLCDIYSEGHLSKKELYATIAELQIAGVETTANSLLWALYNISRNPHVQQKLFQEIQSVLAANENPSAENLKSMPYLKACLKESMRLTPSVPFTTRTIDTEMVLGDYVLPKGTILMINSHALGCNEEYFSGWTQFKPERWFQKSSIKPFSHIPFGIGKRMCIGRRIAELQLHLALCWLIRKYQIVATDNKPVETLHSGTLIPSRELPVAFHRR